One Corallococcus exiguus DNA segment encodes these proteins:
- a CDS encoding TolB family protein codes for MIKRVVLGALFGALTVLGTGCGDECVDQFDCRDKGAAPAGQEWICNADNKCELQKLVFPPEEDAGTEVDAGTEVDAGTEVDAGTEVDAGTEDAGTEVDAGTDAGMNVAKGGACTASAECMAGLRCEAATCQSLLIAVTGNDGGTRALVTEYDVPGMTSLSADGVASAYPRFGPDGAQVAFVQGDVTAAAGELAVRPVPLTAAAPTVLTTGTASSSTRIRYMEWEPGNLITWVRGSTGISTIAATGGSPTQATVNGTFPDLAPNGTDYAYSAAGNGIYVSTGGGVPAPLAGSPTSGEQPHYNRTTSQLLFLANPDNLTVTFGTDTTPVLRLYSLPVTGGGTPALLADRTSDSATGGTVDSYIANPNWAPDGSWVAYVRAYYQNINGAATLCGNTGATLCGTTPGNVIFLQRVNTTTGAADGAPVKLADNATLPSFSPDGQLVAYVFGGALYVQPIDPATGQPTGTLIQHPKDTYTVLTNEGDDYRPRWQPR; via the coding sequence ATGATCAAGCGAGTGGTGTTGGGGGCGTTGTTCGGGGCGCTGACGGTGCTGGGGACGGGCTGTGGCGACGAGTGCGTCGATCAGTTCGACTGCCGTGACAAGGGCGCCGCGCCAGCGGGCCAGGAATGGATCTGCAACGCGGACAACAAGTGCGAGCTGCAGAAACTCGTGTTCCCGCCGGAAGAGGACGCGGGCACGGAGGTTGATGCCGGCACGGAGGTCGACGCGGGCACGGAGGTTGATGCCGGCACGGAGGTCGACGCGGGCACCGAGGACGCCGGGACGGAAGTCGACGCCGGCACCGACGCGGGGATGAACGTGGCCAAGGGCGGCGCGTGCACCGCGTCCGCGGAGTGCATGGCGGGCCTGCGCTGCGAGGCCGCCACCTGCCAGTCGCTCCTCATCGCCGTGACGGGCAACGACGGCGGCACGCGCGCGCTGGTGACGGAATACGACGTGCCGGGGATGACGTCGCTCAGCGCCGACGGTGTCGCCAGCGCCTACCCGCGCTTCGGCCCGGACGGCGCCCAGGTGGCCTTCGTGCAGGGCGACGTCACCGCCGCCGCGGGTGAGCTCGCGGTGCGCCCGGTGCCGCTCACGGCCGCCGCGCCCACCGTGCTGACCACGGGCACGGCCTCCAGCAGCACGCGCATCCGCTACATGGAGTGGGAGCCGGGCAACCTCATCACCTGGGTGCGCGGCAGCACGGGCATCTCCACCATCGCGGCGACGGGCGGCTCGCCCACGCAGGCCACCGTCAACGGCACCTTCCCGGACCTGGCGCCCAACGGCACGGACTACGCCTACAGCGCCGCGGGCAACGGCATCTACGTCTCCACGGGCGGCGGCGTGCCGGCTCCGCTGGCGGGTTCGCCCACCTCGGGCGAGCAGCCGCACTACAACCGCACCACCTCGCAGCTGCTCTTCCTGGCCAACCCGGACAACCTCACGGTGACCTTCGGCACGGACACCACCCCGGTGCTGCGGCTGTACTCGCTGCCGGTGACGGGTGGCGGTACCCCGGCGCTGCTCGCGGACAGGACCTCCGATAGCGCGACGGGCGGCACCGTGGACTCGTACATCGCGAACCCGAACTGGGCGCCGGATGGCAGCTGGGTGGCGTACGTGCGCGCCTACTACCAGAACATCAATGGCGCGGCCACGCTGTGCGGCAACACCGGCGCGACGCTGTGCGGGACCACGCCGGGCAACGTCATCTTCCTGCAGCGCGTGAACACCACCACGGGCGCGGCGGACGGCGCCCCGGTGAAGCTCGCCGACAACGCCACGCTGCCGTCGTTCTCCCCGGACGGCCAGCTCGTGGCCTACGTCTTCGGCGGAGCGCTCTACGTGCAGCCCATCGACCCGGCCACCGGCCAGCCCACCGGCACCCTCATCCAGCACCCGAAGGACACGTACACGGTGCTGACCAACGAGGGTGACGACTACCGCCCGCGCTGGCAGCCCCGCTAG